A window of Tautonia plasticadhaerens contains these coding sequences:
- a CDS encoding IS630 family transposase (programmed frameshift), producing the protein MKKYIVTLTADERQALLDLISAGKASALKLAHARILLKADAAEGGPAWPDDRIAEAVEVSVATIERVRQRFVEQGLEAALVRKTQARPSRQRALDGRAEAKLIALACSEPPDGRKAWTMRLLADKLVELEIVPSISDETVRRSLKKGELRPHLKQQWCIPPEANAEFVAAMEDVLEVYHRPYDETRPLVCLDEASKQLIGETVVPIPAAPGRLERFDHEYVRNGTANLFMVTMPLLGWRAVHVTERRTALDFAEVVRWLVEEVHEEAEKVVLVMDNLNTHKIASLYEAFPPERARRIAGKLEIHHTPKHGSWLNMAEIELSVLARQCLDRRIGSSEELKREVAAWEEDRNERMVGIRWQFTTADARIKLHRLYPATQ; encoded by the exons ATGAAGAAGTACATCGTGACGCTCACCGCCGACGAACGCCAGGCCCTCCTCGATCTCATCTCCGCCGGCAAGGCCTCCGCTCTGAAACTGGCCCATGCCCGCATCCTCCTCAAGGCTGATGCCGCCGAGGGCGGGCCCGCCTGGCCCGACGACCGCATCGCCGAGGCCGTCGAGGTCTCTGTCGCCACCATCGAGCGGGTCCGCCAGCGGTTCGTCGAGCAGGGCCTGGAGGCCGCCCTGGTCCGCAAGACGCAGGCCCGTCCCAGCCGCCAGCGGGCCCTCGACGGCCGGGCCGAGGCGAAGTTGATCGCCCTGGCCTGCTCGGAGCCCCCCGACGGCCGCAAGGCCTGGACGATGCGATTGCTGGCCGACAAGCTCGTCGAGTTGGAGATCGTCCCCTCGATCTCCGACGAGACGGTGCGCCGCTCTTTGAAAAAAG GCGAACTGAGGCCGCATCTGAAGCAGCAGTGGTGCATCCCGCCGGAGGCGAACGCCGAGTTCGTGGCGGCGATGGAGGACGTGCTGGAGGTCTACCACCGGCCCTACGACGAGACGCGACCGCTGGTCTGCCTCGACGAGGCGAGCAAGCAACTGATCGGCGAGACGGTCGTGCCGATCCCGGCAGCGCCAGGGCGGCTCGAGCGGTTCGATCACGAATACGTCCGCAACGGGACGGCCAACCTGTTCATGGTGACGATGCCGCTGCTGGGGTGGCGTGCGGTCCACGTCACCGAGCGTCGGACGGCGTTGGACTTCGCCGAGGTGGTGCGTTGGCTGGTGGAGGAGGTGCACGAGGAGGCGGAGAAGGTCGTGCTGGTGATGGACAACCTGAACACGCACAAGATCGCCTCGCTGTACGAGGCGTTCCCGCCGGAGCGGGCCCGTCGGATCGCCGGGAAGTTGGAGATCCACCACACGCCGAAGCACGGGAGTTGGCTGAACATGGCGGAGATCGAGCTGTCGGTGCTGGCGAGGCAGTGCCTGGACCGGCGGATCGGGTCGAGCGAGGAACTGAAGCGGGAGGTCGCGGCGTGGGAGGAGGACCGCAACGAGCGGATGGTGGGCATTCGGTGGCAGTTCACCACGGCGGATGCCCGGATCAAACTGCACCGACTATACCCGGCAACTCAATAG